One segment of Schistocerca nitens isolate TAMUIC-IGC-003100 chromosome 3, iqSchNite1.1, whole genome shotgun sequence DNA contains the following:
- the LOC126249406 gene encoding zinc finger MYM-type protein 5-like, whose translation MTFYPLITDSIRTVLLERGPRIVDVSNFKFPVSDGDRRFDGKWFYKKLTNGENVRRERLLYSQSEDSLFCFPYLLFGKDHRGKSSSFSDFNKGFSDWKHLNPLIYNHENSSSHRLCCMQWKDLQNRLKQKKTVDDEIQESIQKEVEKWRNILKVVIDVIIFCAKNNVPLRGTAKKEIIGESSSVFLSTLELISHYYPKVAEHMA comes from the coding sequence ATGACCTTCTATCCATTGATTACTGATAGTATTCGAACTGTGCTGCTTGAACGTGGCCCTCGAATAGTTGACGTATCAAACTTCAAGTTTCCCGTGTCGGATGGAGATAGACGTTTCGATGGCAAGTGGTTTTACAAAAAGCTCACAAATGGCGAAAATGTGCGAAGAGAACGGCTACTTTATAGCCAGTCGGAAGACTCTCTATTTTGTTTTCCCTATCTCCTCTTTGGGAAGGATCATCGTGGAAAGTCatcttcattttcagattttaatAAAGGCTTCAGTGACTGGAAACACTTAAACCCTCTCATTTACAATCACGAAAACTCGTCCAGCCACAGGTTGTGTTGCATGCAGTGGAAAGATTTGCAAAACcgactaaaacaaaagaaaactgtagatGATGAAATTCAAGAAAGTATTCAGAAGGAGGTAGAGAAGTGGAGGAACATACTGAAGGTAGTCATAGATGTAATTATATTTTGTGCTAAGAATAATGTACCACTTCGAGGAACAGCAAAGAAAGAAATCATTGGCGAATCAAGTAGTGTTTTTttaagcacattagaactaataagTCACTATTATCCTAAAGTAGCAGAACATATGGCATAG